From Brassica oleracea var. oleracea cultivar TO1000 chromosome C3, BOL, whole genome shotgun sequence, a single genomic window includes:
- the LOC106332010 gene encoding cytochrome b561 domain-containing protein At2g30890 encodes METHQLFVSLLLVLLPLPLCSSQENTRSLAIDVNSPLDTSPISQKLNPKLVYEIKVHGFMLWASMGVLMPIGIISIRLMSMKGQPSICFRRLFFLHVTSQMVAVIIVTIGAVMSIKNFNNSFNNHHQRLGVGLYAIVWLQALFGFLRPSRGGKARRNWFVGHWLLGSSVAILGIINIYTGLNAYTQKTSKSAKLWTILFTAQLSSFVLLYLFQDKWSYIQSQTSRTQSVDHNSNISTAEPSQGDEIEETKPALEKC; translated from the exons ATGGAGACTCATCAACTCTTCGTCTCTCTCCTTCTTGTTCTTCTTCCTCTTCCCCTATGCTCCTCCCAAGAAAATACCAGAAGCTTGGCCATTGATGTCAATAGTCCCCTCGATACTTCTCCAATATCCCAG AAACTAAATCCAAAGCTTGTGTACGAAATCAAAGTACATGGCTTTATGCTTTGGGCATCGATGGGTGTTTTGATGCCAATTGGTATTATCTCCATCAGATTAATGTCTATGAAAGGTCAACCTTCAATCTGTTTTCGGCGGCTGTTCTTTCTTCATGTTACTTCTCAG ATGGTTGCAGTGATAATTGTAACGATAGGTGCAGTAATGTCAATAAAAAACTTCAATAATTCCTTCAACAATCATCACCAACGGCTAGGAGTTGGACTTTACGCCATTGTATGGCTCCAAGCTCTTTTTGGCTTTCTCCGACCTTCAAG GGGAGGAAAAGCTAGAAGGAATTGGTTTGTAGGACATTGGTTATTGGGATCGTCAGTGGCTATTCTTGGGATAATAAACATATACACAGGCTTAAACGCTTACACTCAAAAGACATCAAAAAGTGCTAAACTTTGGACCATACTCTTCACGGCACAACTCTCCTCTTTTGTCTTGCTCTATCTGTTTCAAGACAAGTGGTCTTATATCCAAAGCCAAACCAGTAGAACCCAATCAGTTGATCATAACAGCAACATCTCAACCGCAGAGCCTAGTCAAGGAGACGAGATCGAAGAGACTAAACCAGCGTTAGAGAAATGCTAA